One genomic region from Dethiosulfovibrio russensis encodes:
- a CDS encoding esterase-like activity of phytase family protein, which translates to MKLKSLGIAASLSVFTLLSPPSSEAEVRSFALENHYAVPGGQVAEIVTATPDGMSLFYTNASGEKVGILDISDPARPRGEGSIEVSGEPTSAAVSVDGRYLAVAVRNGDNLNTAAPGTLGIYDISLPDKPRHLGDVTIGVGPDSVACSEIEGKMVVVVAIEDEESDEEGEATLGGKRPGRVDVVTVNPSDVPSSNIASVELGRELLGSVEGINYPADPQPEFVAISSSGTEAAVSIQESNGVAVIDISDPAKPSIKKVFCAGTVERKVDLKKDGWISFSDNFKGRREPDGLTYLSVGGKSYIALANEGDTGLETFGDGIYPGGRGISLHDTDGKVLWDSGVELDIAASLVGHYPDGRSSKKGAEIEGVASTRMFGDDLLIAASERGSFLAVYRVRDVFAPELIKILPTGSSPEGVIAITGRQDGKQLIVSANEGDGTVNLYSVSDKDVPGDPSDLTLSSRSEPWSALSGFSSDGKHIYAVPDNAWSPSRIWRISMSRTVDGVADIDGMIPITKEGTPAAYDLEGICWTKDGFWLAGEGKNASENLLIFVDHDGKVREEHPLPQELIDEYGDPGKFGFEGVAASSDGSFLYVAMQRGFDHDDKRAAILRFSPSDGRWEVAWYPLDDNPVDSKKYWMGLSDLCLVKNDKLLVLERDKGKGDHAKVKRVCSVDLRGFSNGSVLDKRLVKDIVESHGLLLEKAESLCLFDGDIWMAIDNDGAGWTRMLNLGGYE; encoded by the coding sequence ATGAAGCTTAAATCCTTGGGGATCGCCGCGTCCCTGTCGGTCTTTACCCTTTTGAGCCCTCCGTCGTCGGAGGCTGAGGTAAGATCCTTTGCGCTTGAGAATCATTATGCCGTGCCGGGAGGACAGGTCGCGGAGATAGTGACAGCCACCCCGGACGGGATGAGCCTCTTCTACACCAACGCATCCGGCGAGAAGGTGGGCATACTGGATATATCCGACCCCGCCCGCCCGAGGGGTGAGGGGTCTATCGAGGTTTCGGGAGAGCCGACCTCGGCAGCTGTCAGCGTCGACGGGCGTTACCTGGCCGTGGCGGTTCGAAACGGCGATAACCTGAATACAGCGGCGCCGGGCACTCTGGGTATATACGATATATCCCTTCCCGATAAGCCCCGCCATCTGGGCGATGTTACAATCGGTGTCGGCCCGGATTCGGTGGCCTGTTCCGAGATAGAGGGAAAGATGGTCGTGGTCGTTGCCATAGAGGACGAGGAGAGCGACGAGGAGGGAGAGGCCACCCTCGGAGGGAAGCGTCCCGGAAGGGTCGACGTGGTGACCGTGAACCCCTCTGACGTTCCATCCTCCAATATTGCCTCGGTGGAACTTGGCCGGGAACTGCTCGGATCGGTGGAGGGGATTAACTACCCGGCGGATCCTCAGCCGGAGTTCGTGGCGATCTCGTCGTCGGGCACTGAGGCTGCCGTGTCGATCCAGGAGAGCAACGGTGTCGCCGTGATAGACATATCCGATCCGGCGAAGCCATCGATAAAAAAGGTGTTCTGTGCCGGAACGGTGGAGAGAAAGGTGGACTTGAAGAAGGACGGTTGGATAAGCTTTTCCGATAACTTCAAGGGACGCAGGGAGCCGGATGGCTTGACCTATTTATCCGTAGGGGGAAAGAGTTACATAGCTTTGGCCAACGAGGGAGATACCGGCCTTGAGACCTTCGGCGACGGGATCTACCCCGGCGGTCGGGGAATAAGCCTCCACGACACGGACGGCAAAGTCCTGTGGGATTCTGGCGTCGAGCTCGACATAGCCGCATCGCTGGTCGGTCACTACCCCGATGGACGTTCAAGCAAGAAGGGAGCGGAGATCGAGGGGGTCGCTTCGACGAGGATGTTCGGCGACGATCTGTTGATAGCTGCGTCGGAGAGGGGGTCCTTTCTGGCCGTCTACAGGGTCAGGGACGTATTTGCCCCGGAGCTGATAAAGATACTTCCTACAGGAAGCAGCCCCGAAGGGGTTATAGCTATCACGGGAAGACAGGACGGAAAACAGCTGATAGTCAGCGCCAACGAGGGAGATGGGACAGTCAACCTGTATTCGGTCAGCGATAAGGACGTCCCAGGCGATCCCTCCGACCTGACTCTGTCTTCCAGATCCGAGCCTTGGAGCGCCCTGTCCGGCTTCTCTTCCGACGGGAAACATATATATGCGGTTCCAGACAACGCCTGGAGCCCCTCTAGAATATGGAGAATAAGCATGTCGAGGACGGTGGACGGCGTGGCAGATATAGATGGGATGATCCCCATAACCAAAGAGGGGACCCCCGCTGCCTACGATCTGGAGGGCATCTGCTGGACGAAGGACGGTTTTTGGCTTGCCGGCGAGGGTAAGAATGCCTCGGAGAACCTGTTGATCTTCGTCGATCACGACGGGAAGGTCAGAGAGGAGCATCCCCTTCCTCAGGAGCTGATAGACGAATACGGAGATCCCGGCAAGTTCGGCTTCGAGGGAGTGGCTGCTTCCTCCGATGGATCTTTTCTGTACGTGGCGATGCAAAGGGGGTTCGATCACGACGATAAACGGGCGGCGATACTCCGTTTTTCGCCATCCGACGGAAGGTGGGAGGTTGCCTGGTATCCTCTGGACGATAACCCGGTGGATTCGAAGAAATACTGGATGGGGCTGTCCGATCTGTGTCTCGTAAAGAACGATAAACTGCTCGTTCTGGAGAGGGACAAAGGCAAGGGAGACCACGCTAAGGTCAAACGGGTGTGCTCCGTGGATCTGAGGGGATTTTCCAACGGATCGGTTTTGGATAAAAGACTGGTAAAGGATATCGTGGAATCTCACGGGTTGTTGTTGGAAAAGGCCGAAAGCCTATGTCTGTTCGATGGCGATATCTGGATGGCGATCGACAACGACGGAGCCGGATGGACCAGGATGTTGAATCTGGGCGGGTACGAATAG
- a CDS encoding ThiF family adenylyltransferase, with the protein MGTFLDRTLPILQGDGLEELSRPLISIAGLGGVGGGTFLNLVRCGVKRFRLAENGVFDPPDMNRQIAAFASTMDRPKIEVYAELAREINPNVELDLYPEGTTVDNIEAFLDGSNVYVGVIDAEKGQDVKAMSSGLIEKFHVPLFTAGAIGFGAIMVAHEPEGMMPGEFWAKVAEKSRDDGGLLPSFIADHFDETVMTRIKEALKSGKVPTTGVGGALSGTILASEVLCYLLKDTNLVKREVVFAPKFTVVDLLKPALEILDVNL; encoded by the coding sequence ATGGGAACCTTTCTGGATAGGACACTGCCGATACTACAGGGCGACGGGCTCGAGGAGCTGTCACGACCGCTGATATCCATTGCGGGACTCGGCGGCGTCGGAGGAGGGACCTTCCTAAACCTGGTGCGCTGCGGGGTAAAGCGCTTCAGGCTGGCGGAGAACGGCGTTTTCGACCCACCTGACATGAACCGGCAGATCGCCGCCTTCGCCTCCACCATGGACCGTCCCAAGATAGAGGTCTACGCCGAACTGGCGAGAGAGATAAATCCGAATGTAGAGCTCGACCTGTACCCCGAGGGAACCACGGTGGACAACATCGAGGCGTTTCTAGACGGATCGAACGTATACGTGGGGGTCATCGACGCCGAAAAAGGACAGGACGTTAAAGCGATGTCCTCCGGCCTGATCGAGAAATTTCACGTTCCACTGTTCACCGCCGGAGCGATAGGGTTCGGCGCCATAATGGTGGCCCATGAGCCCGAAGGGATGATGCCAGGCGAATTCTGGGCCAAGGTCGCGGAAAAATCCAGGGACGACGGAGGGCTTCTTCCGTCCTTCATAGCCGACCACTTCGACGAGACCGTCATGACCAGGATAAAGGAAGCCTTGAAATCCGGAAAAGTACCCACCACGGGAGTAGGAGGCGCGCTGTCCGGAACAATTCTGGCATCGGAGGTACTCTGCTATCTTTTAAAGGACACCAATCTGGTAAAGCGGGAGGTCGTCTTCGCCCCTAAATTCACCGTGGTCGACCTGCTGAAACCTGCACTGGAGATACTTGACGTAAATCTATAG
- a CDS encoding 2-hydroxyacid dehydrogenase, whose product MKIVLTENNGKLQELIDEEIKPELEGCDFVFCRSEEEIRKNLPDAEVLLTSSRGISREDLKIAEKLRLVQFVGVGYDSADLEACSEFDVKVANVPSWRSGNAESVAETAIMHMLILAKRTHLFEETFRARRIFAPFSTALWKKRVLVVGLGGVGHAIVERLTGLGMEVVGANRTIRPQFSQWGLKEVFPLSRLDEAIRGCRFVVLALPSNPETDGIIDGKILQAMDPDSWLINVARPSLVDREDFLKALNENQIAGAGLDVIWEEPADPNDPLFKDPRLSLSPHTGGVTDEFYKGAIAGIKENLSRQRDDREILNVVNETSKKRREKNDGNLSG is encoded by the coding sequence ATGAAGATAGTTCTCACCGAAAACAACGGAAAACTACAGGAGCTCATCGACGAAGAGATAAAGCCCGAACTGGAAGGATGCGACTTCGTTTTCTGTCGGTCCGAGGAGGAAATAAGGAAAAACCTGCCGGATGCTGAGGTCCTTTTGACCTCCAGCAGGGGTATATCAAGAGAAGATCTGAAAATCGCCGAAAAGTTGAGGCTAGTTCAGTTCGTAGGGGTGGGATACGATAGCGCGGACCTGGAGGCCTGCTCCGAATTTGACGTAAAGGTGGCCAACGTTCCGTCCTGGAGGTCGGGAAACGCCGAAAGCGTTGCGGAGACGGCCATAATGCATATGCTGATACTGGCGAAGAGGACCCATCTATTCGAGGAGACATTCAGGGCCAGAAGGATTTTCGCCCCCTTCAGCACCGCCCTCTGGAAAAAGAGAGTCCTCGTCGTGGGACTAGGCGGCGTAGGACACGCCATCGTCGAAAGACTGACAGGCCTGGGAATGGAGGTCGTAGGAGCCAACAGGACCATACGTCCTCAATTCTCTCAGTGGGGATTGAAGGAGGTATTTCCCCTCTCCCGGCTGGACGAAGCGATCAGAGGATGTCGATTCGTCGTGCTGGCCCTACCGAGCAATCCCGAAACCGACGGCATAATAGACGGAAAGATCCTTCAGGCGATGGACCCCGACAGCTGGCTGATAAACGTGGCCCGGCCCAGCCTGGTGGATAGAGAGGATTTCCTCAAGGCGCTGAACGAGAACCAAATCGCCGGGGCAGGTCTGGACGTCATATGGGAAGAACCGGCCGACCCGAACGACCCGCTGTTCAAGGACCCCAGACTGTCCCTCTCCCCACACACAGGAGGGGTCACCGACGAATTCTACAAAGGGGCTATCGCGGGAATAAAGGAGAATCTATCTCGACAGAGGGACGACAGAGAGATACTGAACGTGGTCAACGAAACCTCAAAGAAAAGACGAGAGAAAAACGATGGGAACCTTTCTGGATAG
- a CDS encoding threonine synthase — MLKCLRCKASYGDDEPIWRCPDCGAHLDHITEKLLSISPEEIKRGPLSMWRYGRTIPVRSPEKAVTMGEGLTPLIPVELDGIKHLAKMDFLCPTGSYKDRGISVLVSRLRELGITSLIEDSSGNAGAAMAAYCAAGGLNCSVYVPDYTSAGKCVQIEAYGAELIRVPGTREDTTDAAMTAARETYYGSHNWSPWFVEGVKTFAYEIWEQLGWTAPDHLVLPLGQGSLVLGAYRAFSELRKMDLIDHIPKIHGVQSANCAPLAKAYESGLNVPENITKVETVAEGISSATPLRGAEVLEAVKRSEGSIVAVDEKPIVDGIFALASRGIYVEPTSAVVVPALKKLRIEGTLSDQDVTVAFLSGSGLKATDKILHLKEQP; from the coding sequence ATGCTCAAGTGCCTAAGATGCAAGGCCTCCTACGGAGACGACGAACCGATCTGGAGATGCCCAGACTGCGGAGCCCATCTCGACCACATAACGGAAAAACTCTTATCCATATCGCCGGAGGAGATAAAGAGAGGCCCCCTATCCATGTGGAGATATGGCAGAACCATACCGGTGAGATCGCCGGAAAAGGCCGTGACTATGGGAGAGGGACTCACCCCCTTGATCCCGGTGGAACTGGACGGGATCAAGCATCTGGCCAAGATGGACTTCCTCTGCCCCACAGGTTCCTACAAGGACAGGGGAATATCGGTGTTGGTCAGCCGACTCAGGGAGCTGGGAATAACCTCCCTTATAGAGGACTCGTCGGGCAACGCAGGAGCGGCCATGGCCGCATACTGCGCCGCAGGGGGACTGAACTGCTCGGTCTACGTACCGGACTACACCTCGGCGGGAAAATGCGTTCAGATAGAGGCCTACGGCGCCGAGCTGATCAGGGTTCCCGGAACCAGAGAGGACACCACCGATGCCGCCATGACGGCGGCACGAGAAACCTACTACGGCAGCCACAACTGGAGCCCATGGTTCGTAGAGGGCGTCAAGACCTTCGCCTACGAGATATGGGAACAGCTGGGCTGGACCGCCCCGGACCACCTGGTCCTGCCCCTGGGCCAGGGAAGCCTCGTTCTCGGAGCCTACAGGGCATTCTCTGAACTCCGTAAGATGGATCTGATAGACCATATCCCTAAAATTCACGGAGTCCAATCGGCCAACTGCGCCCCTCTGGCGAAGGCCTACGAATCTGGGCTGAACGTGCCGGAAAACATAACCAAGGTGGAGACCGTGGCGGAGGGCATCAGCTCGGCCACCCCTCTCAGAGGCGCCGAGGTCCTGGAGGCGGTAAAGCGGTCGGAGGGATCCATAGTGGCTGTGGACGAGAAACCCATAGTTGATGGAATCTTCGCCCTGGCCTCAAGAGGAATCTACGTGGAACCCACCAGTGCGGTGGTGGTTCCGGCACTGAAGAAACTCCGCATCGAGGGGACATTATCGGACCAGGACGTTACTGTAGCCTTTCTGTCCGGATCGGGACTCAAGGCCACCGATAAAATATTACATCTGAAGGAGCAGCCATGA
- a CDS encoding RidA family protein — protein sequence MIRRIESEKAPKPAGCYSQATRVGNLIFTAGQLPVDPTTGKALKGASPAEQTRRILKNIAALLEENGSSLEKVAKATVLIRDVTLWDEVNKAYSEFFTGPVPPARTVASGIDIHNGLDVEIDVIAEIGDS from the coding sequence ATGATCCGTCGCATAGAAAGCGAAAAAGCACCGAAACCGGCGGGATGCTACTCCCAGGCAACGAGGGTGGGAAATCTCATCTTCACGGCGGGGCAGCTACCGGTGGACCCTACGACGGGAAAAGCCCTCAAGGGGGCATCTCCTGCCGAACAGACCAGGAGGATACTTAAAAACATAGCGGCATTGCTGGAGGAAAACGGATCCTCGCTGGAAAAGGTCGCCAAAGCCACGGTCCTCATCAGGGACGTCACACTGTGGGACGAGGTGAACAAGGCATACTCCGAGTTCTTCACCGGTCCGGTCCCCCCGGCCAGAACCGTAGCAAGCGGAATAGACATCCACAACGGTCTGGACGTGGAGATAGACGTGATAGCCGAGATCGGAGACAGCTGA
- a CDS encoding signal peptidase II, with protein sequence MKPASLASFVAIGTYGCSVAVRRMGLPAVWNKGVAFSSLENGSTWASAVGFAVLLAVTAMADKKPASTRNGLILLWGGAMGNMIDRLLYGAVMDYIPVPFWPGGLYLNVADLALIGGALSILWGTFKAKTQEETQKEGKP encoded by the coding sequence TTGAAACCGGCATCTTTAGCTTCTTTCGTTGCGATAGGGACCTATGGCTGCTCCGTCGCCGTACGCCGCATGGGCCTTCCGGCCGTCTGGAACAAGGGGGTCGCCTTCTCGTCGCTGGAGAACGGCTCGACATGGGCCTCCGCTGTCGGCTTCGCCGTTCTTCTGGCGGTAACGGCTATGGCGGACAAAAAACCGGCCTCGACGAGAAACGGACTGATCCTTCTATGGGGAGGGGCCATGGGCAACATGATAGACCGTTTGCTCTACGGAGCGGTCATGGACTACATACCGGTGCCGTTCTGGCCCGGAGGGCTCTATCTTAACGTCGCCGATCTGGCCCTGATCGGAGGCGCTCTGTCGATATTATGGGGCACGTTTAAAGCAAAGACCCAGGAAGAAACACAGAAGGAGGGAAAACCATGA
- the thiW gene encoding energy coupling factor transporter S component ThiW: MTHEKASTSSIALRRLTVAGLLTATALLLSGVSVPFGPTKCFPFQHAVNAIAGVLLGPWWAAGAALVTSILRVAMGTGTLFAFPGSIPGALAVGLAYRFIRKDWCALAEPLGTGPIGATLSALLIAPAMGKSVGLWALQGAFLTSAIPGCIIGYAVILGLRKSGIRVE, from the coding sequence ATGACCCACGAAAAGGCCTCAACCAGTTCAATCGCCCTAAGACGGCTCACCGTCGCTGGACTGCTCACCGCCACCGCACTGCTGCTTTCGGGAGTATCGGTTCCCTTCGGCCCGACCAAATGCTTTCCCTTTCAGCATGCGGTAAACGCCATAGCAGGGGTTCTGTTGGGCCCCTGGTGGGCTGCGGGGGCGGCCCTGGTGACCAGCATACTGCGAGTTGCCATGGGAACGGGAACCCTCTTCGCATTCCCTGGCAGCATACCAGGAGCCCTGGCGGTGGGATTGGCCTACCGATTCATCCGCAAAGACTGGTGCGCCCTAGCGGAACCCCTCGGCACCGGTCCAATAGGAGCGACCCTATCGGCACTGCTGATAGCTCCCGCCATGGGGAAATCGGTCGGACTGTGGGCTCTCCAGGGAGCGTTCCTGACAAGCGCCATCCCGGGGTGTATCATAGGATATGCCGTCATATTGGGCCTGAGAAAATCGGGCATAAGGGTGGAATAG
- a CDS encoding ABC transporter substrate-binding protein, with protein sequence MKKTLICTIACITVMTAVLQAGAAEKLTLMLDWFPNVDHLPIYVAQEKGYFEEAGLDVKIMSPSDTSDSLKLAMAQTVDLAVGYQPQTVMAAAEGLNPRVVGRLVGHPLTTLLYMKDKGISYPEDLEGKKIGYTVPGMMDLLMAAFAEKNGIESYEAINIGFTIIPALVSGKVNAVMGPFKTYEVVEMKHQGIEAEYFELEKHGIPDYDELIFLASPQTVEKREGAITAFSDAVQKGIDFARANPKETLDLYFKALPEADRRMETDAFEATLPYFAKNQENDRSRWETFADFALEAGLIEKAVDISPLLTR encoded by the coding sequence ATGAAAAAGACTCTGATATGTACGATCGCCTGTATAACGGTCATGACGGCGGTCCTCCAGGCTGGAGCGGCGGAGAAACTGACCTTGATGCTCGACTGGTTCCCCAACGTGGACCACCTGCCTATATACGTGGCGCAGGAGAAGGGATACTTCGAAGAAGCCGGGTTGGACGTGAAGATAATGAGCCCCTCCGACACCTCCGACTCCCTGAAGCTGGCGATGGCCCAAACGGTCGACCTGGCTGTGGGATACCAGCCTCAGACCGTCATGGCAGCGGCGGAAGGTCTGAATCCCAGGGTGGTAGGACGGCTGGTAGGACACCCTCTCACCACCCTGCTCTACATGAAGGACAAGGGTATATCATATCCAGAAGATCTAGAGGGCAAGAAGATCGGCTACACCGTCCCGGGAATGATGGACCTCCTCATGGCCGCCTTTGCGGAGAAAAACGGCATAGAAAGCTACGAGGCGATCAACATCGGCTTCACCATAATACCGGCACTGGTATCCGGAAAGGTCAACGCCGTCATGGGTCCCTTCAAGACCTACGAGGTAGTGGAGATGAAACACCAGGGAATCGAGGCCGAGTACTTCGAGCTGGAAAAACACGGCATACCGGACTACGACGAACTGATCTTCCTGGCATCCCCACAGACCGTTGAAAAACGCGAAGGAGCGATCACTGCCTTCTCCGATGCAGTTCAAAAAGGCATAGACTTCGCCAGGGCAAACCCGAAAGAGACGCTGGATCTCTACTTCAAGGCCCTGCCCGAGGCCGACAGGAGGATGGAGACCGACGCTTTCGAGGCAACCCTGCCCTACTTCGCGAAAAACCAGGAAAACGACCGGTCACGGTGGGAAACCTTCGCCGATTTCGCCTTGGAGGCGGGGCTCATAGAAAAAGCGGTAGACATTTCGCCACTGCTGACCAGATAA
- a CDS encoding ABC transporter permease produces the protein MNRWSSLLAGAALVLLWEMGCVISEVPSYILPRPSSVVLTAVVQTPILARHGAVTALEIILGLTLALALAVPLSTAMFAKPYLERALSPFLVASQAIPVFALAPVLVVWFGYGITSKVVMATVIIFFPVTVNLLEGFKSCDRRYRQMFRLMGYPFRDTMVKLYWPWALPYFFAGLKVAVSVATIGAVIGEWVGAQSGLGYLMIQSNARLKTDMVFAAILWLSVMGLALWWLVGKLAERYAPWNDGDEKI, from the coding sequence ATGAACCGATGGAGCTCCCTCCTGGCCGGGGCGGCCCTGGTCCTACTGTGGGAGATGGGTTGCGTGATCTCCGAAGTGCCTAGCTACATACTTCCCCGTCCCAGCTCGGTCGTACTGACGGCGGTAGTTCAGACTCCGATACTGGCTCGACACGGAGCGGTCACGGCATTGGAGATAATCCTGGGGCTGACCCTGGCACTGGCATTGGCGGTACCTCTCTCCACAGCCATGTTCGCCAAACCCTACCTTGAGAGGGCCCTCTCTCCTTTTCTGGTCGCCTCCCAAGCCATACCTGTCTTCGCTCTGGCCCCGGTACTGGTGGTATGGTTCGGCTACGGCATAACCAGCAAGGTGGTAATGGCCACGGTAATCATATTCTTTCCCGTCACGGTGAACCTGCTGGAGGGATTCAAGAGCTGCGACAGAAGATATCGTCAGATGTTCAGACTCATGGGATACCCCTTCAGAGACACCATGGTGAAGCTCTACTGGCCCTGGGCCCTGCCCTACTTCTTCGCAGGACTCAAGGTAGCAGTATCGGTCGCCACGATAGGAGCCGTGATAGGCGAATGGGTGGGAGCCCAGAGCGGGCTGGGTTATCTGATGATACAGTCCAACGCCAGGCTCAAAACCGACATGGTATTCGCGGCGATACTCTGGCTCTCAGTGATGGGACTGGCCCTCTGGTGGCTCGTGGGGAAACTGGCCGAAAGATACGCTCCGTGGAACGACGGAGACGAAAAAATCTGA
- a CDS encoding ABC transporter ATP-binding protein: MTLLSVSKLRKSFEGLLVLSDLDLEVEPGEFVSLIGPSGCGKSTLFDLLTGSVSPDEGAITWNGAPVEDLSSLAAWMSQSDLLLPWLTLRENAMLPIRHPTEKDKKRGDSLLIRLGLRGFENYLPGKVSGGMRQRCALARTILFERELILLDEPLSALDALTRQGLQGMLVTLQKEFGKTIVMITHDVEEALVTSDRLVTLSQAPMKITGNYNLQGYKPRHRDDPYVVKLRGAIMDVLQGRAS; the protein is encoded by the coding sequence ATGACTTTGCTCTCCGTCTCGAAACTGAGAAAAAGCTTCGAGGGACTGTTGGTGCTTTCCGATCTGGACCTCGAGGTAGAACCAGGAGAGTTCGTTTCCCTGATAGGTCCATCCGGCTGCGGCAAAAGCACCCTTTTCGACCTCCTAACCGGATCGGTATCACCCGACGAGGGAGCGATCACATGGAATGGAGCTCCGGTCGAAGACCTGTCTTCTCTGGCGGCCTGGATGTCCCAATCGGACCTCCTGCTTCCCTGGCTGACCCTGAGGGAAAACGCCATGCTCCCGATCCGGCACCCCACGGAAAAAGACAAAAAAAGGGGGGACTCCCTGCTGATAAGACTCGGACTCCGAGGTTTCGAAAACTATCTTCCGGGAAAAGTCTCGGGAGGAATGAGACAAAGATGCGCCCTGGCCAGGACCATACTCTTCGAAAGAGAGCTGATACTTTTAGACGAACCTCTGTCCGCCCTGGACGCCCTTACCAGACAGGGACTACAGGGAATGCTGGTTACCCTCCAGAAAGAGTTCGGCAAGACCATCGTCATGATCACCCACGACGTAGAGGAGGCATTGGTCACCTCGGACAGACTGGTCACACTGTCTCAAGCGCCGATGAAGATCACCGGCAACTATAACCTCCAAGGATATAAGCCCAGACACAGAGACGATCCTTACGTTGTGAAACTTCGAGGAGCCATCATGGACGTCCTACAGGGGAGGGCGTCATGA
- the thiT gene encoding energy-coupled thiamine transporter ThiT, translated as MKGNTRILVEGALAASLALALSYVKLFRMPQGGSITLENVPLLIFALRYGIKAGFGAGAVAGLLQLILGGYVAHPIQALLDYPIAFGALALAGATPRRHWIGITAGTLARLACHVASGVVFFASYAPEGQNPLLYSLVYNGSYMVPNLLISILLIEALWKRLSTPVGR; from the coding sequence ATGAAAGGCAACACCCGAATACTCGTAGAAGGAGCCCTGGCGGCGTCTTTGGCCCTGGCTTTATCCTACGTGAAGCTCTTCCGAATGCCTCAAGGAGGTTCCATAACCCTCGAGAACGTTCCTCTCCTGATATTCGCCCTGCGATACGGCATCAAAGCCGGTTTCGGAGCCGGAGCTGTGGCCGGACTTCTTCAGCTCATACTGGGAGGCTACGTAGCCCATCCAATACAGGCCCTGCTGGACTACCCCATCGCTTTCGGCGCCCTTGCTCTGGCCGGAGCGACTCCCAGACGACACTGGATCGGCATAACCGCCGGAACCTTGGCCAGACTGGCCTGCCACGTCGCCTCCGGAGTTGTCTTCTTCGCCAGCTACGCGCCGGAAGGACAAAACCCTCTCCTATACTCACTGGTCTATAACGGCAGCTATATGGTCCCTAACCTCCTGATATCCATACTGCTCATAGAGGCCCTCTGGAAGAGGCTCTCAACTCCTGTCGGACGATGA
- a CDS encoding HDOD domain-containing protein: MAIIGIDALEGRVLKRDLFAPNGRFILAEGTIVNDRCLDILRSWGIVEADVRDDHVPPGEMPSVPVPGEDGLESPFRYLSPGALRSWFVDLAGERNVISSPKNSPPIDMEGESDILSLESLISQEPGLVSYSPVLGQIIDVIESPRSSASHVAYVVEQDSALSAKLLRLVNSPLYGFPRTITSIEQAVAIVGSGDLMSLAIQVASITHFRGIDYPILDMAHFWEHSICCAIFARLLAGRRFRGDDSRYFIGGMLMNLGRMVMMERMPGAFCGALSYAYGGRTTVDAEREVFGYSSPQVTAVLLSRWCLPPELAWSVTESRLFHDCCESESTVFRLAEAMACAFGSGFAGDYFVPVLDDGVVESLGLSYNELVFVLKQFDRQRSEIVDVFLGGIGG, from the coding sequence ATGGCGATTATCGGTATAGATGCCCTTGAAGGGCGTGTTCTTAAAAGAGATCTCTTTGCCCCTAACGGCCGCTTCATTCTCGCCGAGGGTACGATCGTGAACGATAGATGTCTGGACATACTCCGGTCCTGGGGTATCGTCGAGGCCGATGTTCGCGACGACCATGTCCCTCCGGGAGAGATGCCTTCCGTTCCTGTGCCAGGGGAAGACGGTCTTGAGAGTCCCTTTCGGTATCTGTCTCCTGGGGCTTTGAGAAGCTGGTTCGTCGATCTGGCCGGTGAACGAAATGTAATTTCCAGTCCGAAAAACTCGCCTCCTATAGATATGGAAGGGGAGTCGGATATCTTGTCTCTGGAGTCCCTTATCTCTCAGGAGCCCGGTTTGGTTTCTTATTCTCCTGTCCTGGGACAGATAATAGACGTCATAGAATCTCCCCGGAGTTCCGCATCCCACGTGGCCTACGTGGTGGAGCAGGATTCCGCCCTTTCCGCAAAATTGCTTCGTCTCGTCAACAGCCCTCTCTACGGATTTCCGAGAACAATAACGTCGATAGAACAGGCGGTCGCCATAGTAGGCAGCGGTGACCTCATGTCTTTGGCTATACAGGTGGCCTCCATAACTCATTTTAGAGGTATAGACTATCCCATTTTGGACATGGCCCATTTTTGGGAGCATTCGATCTGCTGTGCCATCTTCGCCAGGTTGCTCGCCGGTCGTCGGTTCAGAGGAGACGATTCTCGCTATTTCATCGGCGGTATGTTGATGAACCTGGGGCGGATGGTGATGATGGAACGGATGCCTGGGGCTTTTTGTGGAGCCCTGTCCTACGCTTATGGTGGTAGGACGACCGTAGATGCGGAGAGGGAGGTTTTCGGTTACAGCTCTCCTCAGGTGACTGCCGTTCTCCTGTCCAGATGGTGCTTGCCTCCCGAGCTGGCCTGGTCGGTGACAGAGTCGCGGCTTTTCCACGACTGCTGCGAGTCGGAGAGCACGGTCTTTCGTCTTGCCGAGGCCATGGCCTGTGCTTTCGGTTCCGGTTTTGCCGGTGATTATTTCGTACCCGTCCTCGACGATGGTGTGGTGGAGTCTCTTGGACTGTCCTACAACGAGCTCGTTTTTGTGCTGAAGCAGTTCGACAGGCAGAGATCCGAGATAGTGGACGTTTTTCTAGGGGGAATCGGAGGATGA